The following coding sequences are from one Nicotiana tomentosiformis chromosome 3, ASM39032v3, whole genome shotgun sequence window:
- the LOC138907778 gene encoding secreted RxLR effector protein 161-like, with amino-acid sequence MVVRSLDVNKDLFRPQENNEELLGLEVPYLSTIDALMYLANTTRSNITFSVNVLARYSSTSIMRHWNGIKHILLYLKGTIDMSLFYGNNCSPDLVGYVDAEYLSYPHKARSQTGYVFTCGGTTISWRSIKQSIVATSSNHAEIITIHEASR; translated from the coding sequence atggttgttcgatcacttgatgtgaataaggatctgttccgacctcaagaaaataatgaagagctacTTGGTcttgaagtaccatatcttagtacaattgatgcactaatgtatcttgctaatactacaaggtctaacataactttttcagttaatgtttTAGCAAGATACAGCTCTACTTCTATaatgagacattggaatggaatcaaacacatattgctgtatctaaaagggactatcgatatgagcttattttatggcaataattgcagtcccgatcttgttggttatgtcgATGCTGAGTATTTATCttacccacacaaggctcgatctcaaacaggctatgtgtttacatgtggaggcactaccatatcttggcgatcgattaagcaatcaatcgtggctacttcatctaatcatgctgagataattactattcatgaagcaagtcgataA